One genomic window of Streptomyces sp. NBC_01276 includes the following:
- a CDS encoding DUF3027 domain-containing protein, which yields MSAATTTRSRTPRTPDRLCVEAVELARAAAEEAAFPGVVGEHVSAVAEGDRVVTHFFECKEPGYRGWRWAVTVTRASRAKNVTLNETVLLPGEDALQAPEWVPWSERLRPGDMGPGDLLPTDADDLRLEPGYSGEDAPPPNAVVSTEMAELVEAEDADVTDRVVVPARGSITAVAEELGMRRARVLSRYGLHSAADRWDESFGAKTPMAQAAPASCVSCGFLVAIGGSLGQAFGICANEFGPADGRLVSLSYGCGGHSEAAVMPKPLRPAPPVLDSMATDEFPLRPAAGTGSVPEADLPSADLGHS from the coding sequence GTGAGTGCTGCGACGACGACGCGAAGCCGTACCCCGCGTACCCCTGACCGCCTGTGCGTCGAGGCGGTAGAACTCGCCCGCGCGGCGGCCGAGGAGGCCGCCTTCCCCGGCGTGGTGGGCGAGCACGTCTCCGCCGTCGCGGAGGGCGACCGGGTCGTCACGCACTTCTTCGAGTGCAAGGAACCGGGCTACCGCGGCTGGCGCTGGGCCGTCACCGTGACCCGCGCCTCCCGCGCGAAGAACGTCACCCTCAACGAAACGGTGCTGCTGCCCGGCGAGGACGCCCTGCAGGCACCCGAGTGGGTGCCGTGGAGCGAGCGGCTGCGGCCGGGGGACATGGGCCCCGGCGACCTGCTCCCCACGGACGCGGACGACCTGCGGCTGGAGCCGGGCTACTCGGGTGAGGACGCCCCGCCGCCGAACGCGGTGGTCTCCACCGAGATGGCCGAACTGGTCGAGGCCGAGGACGCCGACGTCACCGACCGGGTGGTCGTCCCCGCGCGCGGCTCCATCACGGCCGTCGCCGAGGAACTGGGCATGCGGCGGGCACGGGTGCTCTCGCGGTACGGGCTGCACAGCGCGGCCGACCGCTGGGACGAGTCCTTCGGCGCGAAGACCCCGATGGCGCAGGCGGCGCCCGCGTCGTGCGTCTCCTGCGGCTTCCTCGTCGCGATCGGCGGGTCGCTGGGCCAGGCCTTCGGGATCTGCGCGAACGAGTTCGGACCGGCCGACGGCCGGCTGGTGTCCCTCTCCTACGGGTGCGGGGGCCATTCGGAGGCCGCCGTCATGCCGAAGCCGCTCCGGCCGGCGCCGCCGGTGCTCGACTCGATGGCGACGGACGAGTTCCCGCTGCGGCCCGCCGCGGGGACCGGCTCGGTCCCGGAGGCCGACCTCCCGTCCGCCGACCTCGGCCACTCCTGA
- a CDS encoding MepB family protein, which yields MTAHPSRPPADLLAARERVYVPCGFDCSPPVPEAESAAYDACAFTLDGLAVRFRSARTTPTKAGQFVTVWKRAPGGGPIAPFDVSDPVDLFVVSSRDGEGFGQFVLPLGVLRRRGVVSVDGAGGKRAFRVYPPWVTTTSRQAERTQAWQLEHFLSLDGPVDTARARELYRAQPTG from the coding sequence ATGACGGCGCACCCTTCCCGGCCCCCTGCCGACCTGCTCGCAGCGCGTGAGCGCGTCTACGTTCCCTGCGGGTTCGACTGCTCGCCGCCGGTCCCCGAGGCCGAGAGCGCCGCGTACGACGCGTGCGCGTTCACCCTGGACGGCCTCGCCGTCCGCTTCCGGTCGGCCAGGACGACGCCCACCAAGGCGGGCCAGTTCGTCACCGTCTGGAAGAGGGCCCCGGGCGGAGGACCCATCGCGCCCTTCGACGTGTCGGACCCGGTCGACCTCTTCGTCGTCAGCAGCCGGGACGGCGAAGGCTTCGGCCAGTTCGTCCTGCCCCTCGGCGTGCTCCGCCGCCGGGGCGTCGTCTCGGTGGACGGCGCCGGGGGCAAGCGGGCCTTCCGGGTCTACCCGCCGTGGGTGACCACCACCAGCCGGCAGGCGGAGCGTACGCAGGCCTGGCAGCTGGAGCACTTCCTGTCGCTGGACGGCCCCGTCGACACCGCCCGCGCGCGGGAGCTGTACCGCGCTCAGCCGACCGGATAG
- a CDS encoding helicase C-terminal domain-containing protein, which translates to MPEASTGSATANPPRSLAEALRARDDVALAALLHARPDLLNPVPGDVTQLATRAGTRASVVRALDRLDRFALQTAEALAVAPDPCPYPVLESLLTGGEDEAARAALPRALGTLRDQALVWGDEERLRLVRTARELLAPSAQRPSPTGLGPTVAEATAGMSPTRIQEIVAAAGLPATHDPVSAVTALTGLFTDPVRMSALLDEAPAEAHQVLERLVWGPPYGEVTPNPTPPVRWLRDRGLLLPATARTVVLPREVALHLRGGLAHRRTAPLAPEVGAHREHRPQLVDANAAGQALAALGTVEELVKSWEHAGPLVLRAGGLAVRDLKRAASTLDTTEASAAFWVELAYAAGLLAGDGEADERYAPTPAFDDWCELPPAERWSALASAWLPATRTAGLVGEQDAKGRTLSALGPDLDRSAAPEVRHRVLDLLADLPEGGSPDPDALLDRLAWERPVRGASDLRARLAHWTLTEAEVLGVTGRGALSAFGRALLRRLDPAPLLSPLLPEPVDHVLLQADLTAVAPGPLRRPLGDTLAVLADVESKGGATVYRFTPGSVRRALDAGHTAVDLHAFLTEHSRTPVPQPLAYLIDDVARRHGHLRVGAASSYVRCDDDAVLGEILADKRSAGMGLRRLAPTVLAAQAEPGALLEGLRAMGYAPAAESRTGDVLVARADAHRTPARSAPVPVPDGPPVPDATLLGAAVRAIRAGDLAATAVRKEPAPAGGADVPAPGELPRTSSAETLATVQAAALTGSAVWIGYVNAEGAASQRVIAPVRVEGGFVTGYDHTADEVRTYALHRITGVAELAEDQV; encoded by the coding sequence GTGCCCGAGGCAAGCACCGGCAGTGCTACGGCGAACCCCCCGCGCTCCCTCGCCGAGGCGCTGCGCGCCCGCGACGACGTGGCGCTCGCCGCCCTGCTGCACGCACGCCCGGACCTGCTGAACCCGGTGCCCGGCGACGTCACCCAGCTGGCCACCCGGGCCGGCACCCGCGCGTCGGTGGTGCGGGCCCTGGACCGGCTGGACCGGTTCGCGCTGCAGACGGCCGAGGCCCTCGCGGTGGCGCCCGACCCGTGCCCGTACCCGGTGCTGGAGTCGCTGCTGACCGGCGGCGAGGACGAGGCCGCCCGCGCCGCCCTCCCCCGGGCGCTGGGCACCTTGCGCGACCAGGCCCTGGTGTGGGGCGACGAGGAGCGGCTGCGTCTGGTCCGCACCGCCCGCGAGTTGCTGGCCCCGTCCGCGCAGCGGCCCTCGCCGACCGGGCTGGGGCCCACCGTCGCCGAGGCCACCGCCGGGATGTCGCCGACCCGGATCCAGGAGATCGTCGCGGCGGCGGGGCTGCCCGCCACCCATGACCCGGTGTCGGCGGTGACGGCCCTGACCGGGCTGTTCACCGACCCCGTGCGGATGTCGGCGCTGCTGGACGAGGCCCCGGCCGAGGCCCACCAGGTGCTGGAGCGGCTCGTGTGGGGGCCGCCGTACGGGGAGGTGACCCCGAATCCGACGCCGCCGGTGCGCTGGCTGCGCGACCGGGGGCTGCTGCTGCCCGCGACGGCCCGGACGGTGGTGCTGCCCCGCGAGGTGGCGCTGCACCTGCGCGGCGGGCTCGCGCACCGGCGGACGGCGCCGCTGGCCCCGGAGGTCGGCGCGCACCGGGAACACCGTCCACAGCTTGTGGACGCGAACGCCGCCGGGCAGGCACTGGCCGCGCTGGGGACCGTCGAGGAGCTGGTGAAGTCCTGGGAGCACGCCGGGCCGCTGGTGCTGCGGGCGGGCGGGCTCGCCGTGCGCGACCTCAAGCGGGCGGCGTCCACGCTGGACACCACCGAGGCGTCGGCGGCGTTCTGGGTGGAACTGGCCTACGCGGCCGGGCTGCTGGCCGGCGACGGCGAGGCCGACGAGCGCTACGCGCCCACCCCCGCCTTCGACGACTGGTGCGAGCTGCCGCCCGCCGAACGGTGGTCGGCGCTGGCCTCGGCCTGGCTGCCCGCCACCCGTACGGCCGGGCTGGTCGGCGAGCAGGACGCCAAGGGCCGCACCCTGTCCGCGCTCGGCCCCGACCTGGACCGCTCCGCCGCGCCCGAGGTCCGCCACCGGGTCCTGGACCTGCTGGCCGACCTGCCCGAGGGCGGCTCCCCCGACCCGGACGCGCTCCTGGACCGGCTCGCGTGGGAGCGGCCCGTGCGCGGGGCGAGCGACCTGCGGGCCAGGCTCGCGCACTGGACCCTGACCGAGGCGGAGGTCCTGGGCGTCACCGGCCGGGGCGCGCTCAGTGCCTTCGGGCGGGCCCTGCTGCGCCGCCTCGACCCGGCACCGCTGCTGTCCCCGCTGCTGCCGGAGCCGGTGGACCACGTCCTGCTCCAGGCCGACCTGACGGCGGTCGCGCCGGGGCCGCTGAGACGGCCGCTCGGCGACACCCTGGCGGTCCTGGCCGACGTCGAGTCCAAGGGCGGGGCGACGGTGTACCGCTTCACGCCCGGGTCGGTGCGCCGGGCCCTGGACGCCGGGCACACCGCCGTGGACCTGCACGCCTTCCTCACCGAGCACAGCCGGACCCCGGTGCCCCAGCCGCTGGCGTACCTGATCGACGACGTGGCCCGGCGGCACGGGCACCTGCGGGTCGGGGCGGCCTCCTCGTACGTGCGCTGCGACGACGACGCCGTGCTGGGCGAGATCCTGGCCGACAAGCGGTCGGCCGGGATGGGGCTGCGCCGCCTCGCGCCGACCGTGCTGGCGGCCCAGGCCGAACCGGGTGCGCTGCTGGAGGGGTTGCGGGCGATGGGCTACGCCCCGGCCGCGGAGTCCCGTACCGGCGACGTACTGGTGGCGCGGGCCGACGCGCACCGGACCCCGGCGCGGTCGGCGCCGGTGCCGGTCCCGGACGGGCCGCCGGTGCCGGACGCCACGCTGCTGGGCGCGGCGGTACGGGCGATCCGCGCGGGCGACCTCGCGGCGACGGCGGTCCGCAAGGAACCGGCCCCCGCGGGCGGCGCCGACGTGCCGGCCCCGGGTGAACTCCCGCGCACGAGCTCGGCCGAGACGCTGGCGACGGTGCAGGCGGCGGCGCTGACCGGTTCGGCGGTGTGGATCGGGTACGTGAACGCGGAGGGGGCCGCGAGCCAGCGGGTCATCGCCCCGGTGCGGGTAGAGGGCGGCTTCGTCACCGGTTACGACCACACGGCGGACGAGGTGCGCACGTACGCCCTCCACCGGATCACGGGGGTCGCGGAGCTGGCGGAGGACCAGGTCTGA
- a CDS encoding cold-shock protein — protein MPTGKVKWFNSEKGFGFLSRDDGGDVFVHSSVLPDGVEALKPGQRVEFGVVAGQRGDQALSVTVLDPAPSVAAAQRRKPDELASIVQDLTTLLENITPMLERGRYPDKVHGTKIAGLLRAVADQLDV, from the coding sequence GTGCCTACCGGCAAGGTCAAGTGGTTCAACAGCGAGAAGGGCTTCGGCTTTCTCTCCCGCGACGACGGCGGCGATGTCTTCGTCCACTCGTCGGTGCTTCCCGACGGGGTCGAGGCCCTCAAGCCCGGGCAGCGCGTCGAGTTCGGAGTCGTCGCAGGACAGCGCGGTGACCAGGCACTTTCGGTGACGGTCCTGGATCCGGCACCCTCGGTCGCGGCCGCCCAGCGCCGCAAGCCCGACGAGCTCGCCTCGATCGTGCAGGACCTCACGACCCTGCTGGAGAACATCACCCCGATGCTGGAGCGCGGTCGCTACCCCGACAAGGTGCACGGCACGAAGATCGCCGGCCTGCTCCGCGCGGTGGCCGACCAGCTCGACGTCTGA
- a CDS encoding flotillin family protein, whose product MAIGVVAGIVLAAIIALIGLFKLMWRVAEPNEALVISGSTHKTEGIGEGMGFRIVTGRGTLVLPGVQAVRKLSLDLNETQLNVDCVTHQGIPLRVKGVVIFKIGDDMVSIANAARRFLDQQKMMPERVHIVFAGHLRSIVGGLTVEDMIRDREKLTGQTRAACGTEMEKLGLIVDSLQIHEIEDPTGYIKNLAMPHAAAVQRDARIAQAEANRLATEAEQTAFARMAEATRDSEILQAGYQAERDKAAATARQAGPLSEAAAKQEVVVQETRVAELEAHRREQQLQADVRKPADAAAYQTRTLAEAERDARISAAQAKAKETELAAAAEATRVRTAASAEAQATEARGLAAATATRASGEAEAAATQAKGLAAAESARANGLAAAEAAKAKGLAEAEAIKARAAALAENQEAVVAQQLAENWPAIVEAGAGAFGNVEHMVLLNGAEGMSEMFAKALTMGGAGLGMARQMLASMAQPSPEPRQAPEAPQAPAVTPVNGKGPHQQIPIDDRA is encoded by the coding sequence ATGGCTATCGGCGTCGTGGCGGGAATCGTACTCGCCGCAATCATTGCCTTGATCGGCCTGTTCAAGCTCATGTGGCGGGTGGCCGAACCGAACGAGGCGCTCGTCATCTCCGGCTCCACGCACAAGACCGAGGGCATCGGCGAGGGCATGGGCTTCCGGATCGTCACCGGGCGCGGAACGCTGGTGCTGCCCGGGGTGCAGGCGGTCCGCAAACTCTCGCTGGATCTGAACGAGACCCAGCTGAACGTGGACTGCGTCACCCACCAGGGCATCCCCCTGCGGGTGAAGGGCGTCGTGATCTTCAAGATCGGCGACGACATGGTGTCCATCGCCAATGCCGCGCGCCGGTTCCTGGACCAGCAGAAGATGATGCCGGAGCGGGTGCACATCGTCTTCGCGGGCCATCTGCGCTCCATCGTCGGCGGCCTGACGGTCGAGGACATGATCCGTGACCGCGAGAAGCTGACCGGGCAGACGCGGGCGGCCTGCGGGACCGAGATGGAGAAGCTGGGTCTGATCGTGGACTCGCTGCAGATCCACGAGATCGAGGACCCGACCGGCTACATCAAGAACCTGGCCATGCCGCACGCGGCCGCTGTGCAGCGGGACGCGCGCATCGCGCAGGCCGAGGCGAACCGGCTGGCGACCGAGGCCGAGCAGACGGCCTTCGCGCGGATGGCGGAGGCCACCCGCGACAGCGAGATCCTCCAGGCCGGCTACCAGGCCGAGCGGGACAAGGCCGCGGCCACCGCCCGCCAGGCGGGCCCGCTGTCGGAGGCCGCGGCCAAGCAGGAGGTCGTCGTCCAGGAGACCCGGGTGGCGGAGCTGGAGGCGCACCGGCGCGAGCAGCAGCTCCAGGCCGACGTGCGCAAGCCCGCGGACGCGGCGGCGTACCAGACGAGGACCCTCGCCGAGGCGGAGCGCGACGCCCGCATCTCGGCGGCGCAGGCCAAGGCGAAGGAGACGGAGCTGGCGGCGGCCGCCGAGGCGACCCGGGTGCGGACGGCCGCGTCCGCCGAGGCCCAGGCCACCGAGGCGCGCGGGCTCGCGGCGGCGACGGCGACGCGGGCGAGCGGTGAGGCGGAGGCGGCGGCCACCCAGGCCAAGGGCCTCGCGGCGGCCGAGTCGGCGCGGGCGAACGGCCTGGCGGCGGCGGAGGCGGCGAAGGCGAAGGGCCTCGCCGAGGCCGAGGCGATCAAGGCGCGGGCCGCCGCGCTGGCGGAGAACCAGGAGGCGGTGGTCGCGCAGCAGCTCGCCGAGAACTGGCCGGCGATCGTCGAGGCGGGCGCGGGAGCGTTCGGGAACGTCGAGCACATGGTGCTGCTCAACGGGGCCGAGGGGATGTCCGAGATGTTCGCGAAGGCCCTCACGATGGGCGGCGCGGGCCTGGGCATGGCCCGGCAGATGCTGGCCTCGATGGCCCAGCCGTCGCCGGAGCCCCGGCAGGCGCCGGAAGCCCCGCAAGCCCCTGCCGTCACCCCCGTGAACGGCAAGGGCCCGCACCAGCAGATCCCGATCGACGACCGGGCCTGA
- a CDS encoding 1,4-dihydroxy-6-naphthoate synthase produces the protein MSTVEPIAIAYSPCPNDTFVFDAWAHGRVPGAPALDVTFADIDITNGMAERGELDVLKVSYAVLPWVLEEYALLPCGGALGRGCGPLVLTREPGLDLGGKTVAVPSERSTAYMLFRLWAADVLPAGVGEVVVLPFHEIMPAVRDGRVDAGLVIHEARFTYQDYGLHCLADMGEHWESTTGLPIPLGAIIAKRSLGAETLRALAGSARASVRMAWEDPEASRPYVRAHAQELDPKVADQHIGLYVNEFTADLGEAGYAAVRGLLTRAAAEGLVPAIGPDALRFP, from the coding sequence ATGAGCACCGTTGAGCCGATCGCGATCGCCTACTCGCCCTGCCCGAACGACACCTTCGTCTTCGACGCCTGGGCGCACGGCCGGGTCCCGGGCGCGCCCGCCCTCGACGTGACCTTCGCCGACATCGACATCACCAACGGCATGGCCGAGCGCGGCGAGCTGGACGTGCTGAAGGTGTCCTACGCGGTGCTCCCCTGGGTGCTGGAGGAGTACGCGCTGCTCCCCTGCGGCGGCGCCCTGGGCCGGGGCTGCGGACCGCTGGTGCTGACGCGCGAGCCGGGCCTGGACCTGGGCGGGAAGACCGTCGCGGTGCCGAGCGAGCGCTCGACGGCGTACATGCTGTTCCGGCTGTGGGCGGCGGACGTGCTGCCCGCGGGGGTCGGCGAGGTGGTCGTGCTGCCGTTCCACGAGATCATGCCGGCGGTGCGCGACGGGCGGGTGGACGCCGGGCTGGTCATCCACGAGGCCCGGTTCACCTACCAGGACTACGGGCTGCACTGCCTGGCCGACATGGGCGAGCACTGGGAGTCCACGACCGGTCTGCCGATCCCGCTCGGCGCGATCATCGCCAAGCGCTCCCTGGGCGCCGAGACGCTGCGCGCGCTGGCCGGGTCGGCGCGGGCGTCGGTGCGGATGGCGTGGGAGGACCCGGAGGCGTCACGGCCGTACGTCCGCGCGCACGCGCAGGAGCTGGACCCGAAGGTCGCCGACCAGCACATCGGCCTGTACGTCAACGAGTTCACCGCCGACCTGGGCGAAGCCGGGTACGCGGCGGTCCGCGGGCTGCTGACCAGGGCCGCCGCCGAGGGGCTGGTTCCGGCCATCGGGCCCGACGCGCTGCGCTTCCCGTAG
- a CDS encoding DUF4291 domain-containing protein, producing the protein MSALPAAPGTRGAPGTPGTPAPAAEPAHRIRAAHTDTTITVYQAYSPALGLPAARDGRFPPAWKRERMTWIKPSFLWMMYRCGWATKTDQETVLAVEITRAGFDRALAGACLSHYVPGVHADRDAWKESVRSTSARVQWDPERDPHLNPLPYRSLQLGLSGPLSRAYADEWTVSIRDVTPLAREIHGLLRTGDTGAARALLPVETPYPAGPLPHLGA; encoded by the coding sequence ATGTCCGCACTTCCCGCCGCCCCGGGCACACGCGGCGCGCCCGGCACGCCCGGCACGCCCGCGCCGGCCGCCGAGCCCGCGCACCGGATCCGCGCGGCCCACACCGACACCACGATCACGGTCTACCAGGCCTACTCCCCCGCCCTGGGCCTCCCGGCGGCCCGCGACGGCCGCTTCCCGCCCGCCTGGAAGCGCGAGCGGATGACGTGGATCAAACCGTCGTTCCTGTGGATGATGTACCGCTGCGGCTGGGCCACGAAGACCGACCAGGAGACCGTGCTCGCCGTCGAGATCACCCGCGCGGGCTTCGACCGGGCCCTCGCCGGCGCCTGCCTCTCGCACTACGTCCCCGGCGTGCACGCGGACCGCGACGCCTGGAAGGAGTCGGTGCGCAGCACGTCGGCCCGGGTCCAGTGGGACCCGGAACGCGACCCGCACCTGAACCCGCTGCCGTACCGCTCGCTCCAGCTCGGACTGTCGGGCCCCCTCTCGCGGGCCTACGCCGACGAGTGGACGGTCTCCATCCGCGACGTCACCCCGCTGGCCCGGGAGATCCACGGACTGCTCCGGACCGGCGACACCGGCGCGGCCCGGGCCCTCCTGCCCGTCGAAACCCCGTACCCGGCGGGCCCGCTGCCTCACCTGGGCGCGTAG
- a CDS encoding HAD family hydrolase, with product MGTMTSTPPEPTVPAQLTVGFDLDMTLIDSRPGIKAAYQALSAATGRFIDADQAITRLGPPLEEELAYWFTPEEIPEMTDRYRQMYPSHAIEPTPAMPGAREAIKAVQALGGRAIVVTAKNTPNAIHHLEHLGIEPDAVIGWLWAEAKAGALREHGAQIYVGDHVGDVRGARTAGALSVAVPTGPCPEAELRAAGADVVLPDLTALPQWLAEYVATREV from the coding sequence ATGGGAACCATGACTTCCACCCCCCCAGAGCCCACCGTCCCCGCGCAGCTGACCGTCGGGTTCGACCTCGACATGACGCTCATCGACTCCCGGCCCGGCATCAAGGCCGCCTACCAGGCCCTTTCCGCCGCCACCGGCAGGTTCATCGACGCCGACCAGGCGATCACGCGCCTCGGCCCGCCGCTGGAGGAGGAACTCGCGTACTGGTTCACCCCCGAGGAGATCCCGGAGATGACCGACCGGTACCGGCAGATGTACCCCTCGCACGCCATCGAGCCGACCCCGGCCATGCCCGGCGCCCGCGAGGCGATCAAGGCCGTCCAGGCGCTCGGCGGCCGCGCGATCGTCGTCACCGCCAAGAACACCCCGAACGCCATCCACCACCTGGAACACCTCGGCATCGAACCCGATGCCGTCATCGGCTGGCTGTGGGCCGAGGCCAAGGCGGGCGCCCTGCGCGAGCACGGAGCCCAGATCTACGTGGGCGACCACGTCGGCGACGTCCGCGGCGCCCGCACCGCGGGAGCGCTCTCAGTGGCGGTTCCCACGGGCCCCTGTCCCGAAGCCGAACTGCGCGCCGCCGGCGCCGACGTGGTGCTGCCCGACCTCACCGCGCTGCCGCAGTGGCTCGCCGAGTACGTCGCCACCCGCGAGGTCTGA
- a CDS encoding futalosine hydrolase codes for MRALVVTAVAAEADSVATGLTPHPDPVTPEPRRLRGGYLITRRDLPGAAVDVLVGGVGPAAAAAATATALALADYSLVISAGIGGGFVPAAPLGSLVVADAIVAADLGAGTPDGFVPVDALGFGRSVHLPPAELAARAAEAAGALLAPVLTVSTVTGSASRAAELAARHPMAGAEAMEGFGVAEAAAAYGLPVLEVRAVSNAVGPRDRDAWRIGDALGALAAGFRALGPVLVSWGERHEHR; via the coding sequence GTGCGCGCGCTCGTCGTGACCGCGGTGGCCGCGGAGGCCGACTCCGTGGCCACCGGTCTGACCCCTCATCCGGACCCGGTCACCCCCGAGCCGCGCCGGCTGCGCGGCGGGTACCTCATCACCCGCCGTGACCTGCCCGGCGCCGCCGTCGACGTGCTCGTCGGCGGTGTCGGCCCGGCCGCGGCCGCGGCCGCCACGGCCACCGCGCTCGCGCTGGCCGACTACTCCCTCGTCATCTCCGCCGGCATCGGCGGCGGGTTCGTGCCCGCCGCCCCGCTCGGCTCCCTCGTGGTCGCCGACGCGATCGTCGCCGCCGACCTGGGGGCCGGCACCCCCGACGGTTTCGTCCCCGTCGACGCGCTCGGCTTCGGCCGGAGCGTGCACCTGCCGCCCGCCGAACTCGCCGCCCGGGCCGCCGAGGCCGCCGGGGCTCTGCTCGCGCCCGTGCTGACCGTGTCCACCGTCACCGGCAGCGCCTCCCGCGCCGCCGAGCTGGCGGCCCGCCACCCGATGGCCGGGGCCGAGGCCATGGAGGGGTTCGGGGTGGCGGAGGCCGCCGCCGCGTACGGGCTGCCCGTGCTGGAGGTCCGCGCCGTGTCCAACGCCGTCGGGCCGCGCGACCGGGACGCCTGGCGGATCGGGGACGCGCTGGGCGCGCTCGCCGCCGGATTCCGCGCGCTGGGCCCCGTACTCGTCTCCTGGGGAGAACGCCATGAGCACCGTTGA
- a CDS encoding DUF2771 domain-containing protein, producing MTAPLFPGRARRSVAALGAVSAGLLLLSACDKPTPLATVTVGSSSVSAESECRGDGKDLSMDKVQECLTGVKNAKTIEYGRGDTLRLGVEPAVVEDGKKWQAVLDGQPITEPSGNTYRSFQGADVFATGGQGEAPASKMLGFVQVGEDGKPLAVWSFKLKLK from the coding sequence ATGACCGCACCGCTTTTCCCGGGTAGGGCCCGCCGCAGCGTCGCGGCCCTCGGAGCCGTCTCTGCCGGCCTCCTCCTCCTGTCCGCCTGCGACAAGCCGACGCCGCTCGCGACGGTGACCGTCGGCAGCTCGTCGGTGTCCGCCGAGTCCGAGTGCCGCGGCGACGGCAAGGACCTCTCCATGGACAAGGTCCAGGAGTGCCTCACCGGCGTCAAGAACGCCAAGACCATCGAGTACGGCCGTGGCGACACGCTGCGCCTGGGCGTCGAGCCCGCCGTCGTCGAGGACGGCAAGAAGTGGCAGGCGGTCCTCGACGGGCAGCCGATCACGGAGCCGTCCGGCAACACCTACCGCAGCTTCCAGGGCGCCGACGTCTTCGCGACCGGCGGCCAGGGCGAGGCGCCGGCCTCGAAGATGCTCGGTTTCGTCCAGGTCGGCGAGGACGGCAAGCCGCTCGCCGTCTGGTCCTTCAAGCTCAAGCTGAAGTAA
- a CDS encoding MFS transporter has protein sequence MGHYGHVAPVRSSVDGSGPARRAGRAVGRALHLPITGTARGIRRATHAHGAGESGLGRLIELHAINGAGDVMITVALASTVFFSVPTDEARGRVALYLAITMAPFTLLAPVIGPLLDRLPHGRRAAMACAMLARALLAVMMSGAVATGGLELYPAALGVLVASKAYGVVRSAVVPRLLPPKFSLVKANSRVTLAGLLATGAAAPVAAGLHAIGPPWPLYGACAIFVWGTFAAFQLPHKVDEAKGERRARLSTHEAHSKRPGLRTVSRPVLCGLLANAAMRALSGFLIFFLAFLLREHPLAGQSAAVSLGIVGVSAGVGNAAGTAVGAWLRARAPEAIIAAVLAVTLTVAVLAAVLFSGLLMAVLAGTAGFCQALAKLSLDAMIQRDVPEAVRTSAFARSETALQVAWVLGGGIGIVLPLNGVLGMAVAATMVAAGTVMAFRGLLATPRPHRPGSARTRVA, from the coding sequence GTGGGGCACTATGGCCACGTGGCACCCGTACGGTCGTCCGTCGACGGCTCGGGACCGGCCAGACGGGCCGGCCGGGCCGTCGGGCGTGCCCTGCACCTCCCCATCACCGGTACGGCGCGCGGAATCCGGCGCGCCACGCACGCCCACGGGGCGGGTGAATCGGGCCTCGGCCGGCTGATCGAACTGCACGCCATCAATGGCGCCGGCGATGTGATGATCACCGTCGCGCTGGCTTCCACGGTGTTCTTCTCCGTTCCCACGGACGAGGCGCGCGGCCGGGTGGCCCTGTACCTGGCCATCACCATGGCCCCTTTCACCCTGCTGGCCCCCGTGATCGGGCCGCTGCTGGACCGGCTGCCGCACGGGCGGCGCGCGGCGATGGCGTGCGCGATGCTGGCGCGGGCCCTGCTGGCGGTGATGATGTCCGGCGCGGTGGCCACCGGCGGCCTGGAGCTGTACCCGGCGGCGCTGGGGGTGCTCGTCGCGTCGAAGGCGTACGGGGTCGTGCGCAGCGCCGTGGTGCCGCGGCTGCTGCCGCCGAAGTTCTCACTCGTCAAGGCGAACTCCCGGGTCACGCTCGCCGGCCTGCTCGCGACGGGCGCCGCCGCGCCGGTGGCGGCCGGGCTGCACGCGATCGGACCGCCGTGGCCGCTGTACGGGGCCTGCGCGATCTTCGTGTGGGGGACGTTCGCGGCGTTCCAGCTGCCGCACAAGGTGGACGAGGCGAAGGGGGAGCGGCGGGCACGGCTGTCCACCCACGAGGCGCACTCGAAGCGTCCGGGGCTGCGGACGGTCAGCCGGCCGGTGCTGTGCGGGCTGCTGGCGAACGCGGCGATGCGCGCCCTGTCGGGGTTCTTGATCTTCTTCCTGGCGTTCCTGCTGCGCGAGCACCCCCTGGCGGGGCAGAGCGCGGCGGTGTCGCTCGGGATCGTCGGCGTGTCGGCGGGAGTGGGCAACGCGGCGGGGACGGCCGTGGGCGCGTGGCTGCGGGCCCGGGCCCCGGAGGCCATCATCGCGGCGGTGCTGGCGGTGACGCTCACGGTGGCGGTGCTGGCGGCGGTGCTGTTCAGCGGGCTGCTCATGGCGGTGCTCGCCGGGACGGCGGGGTTCTGCCAGGCGCTGGCGAAGCTGTCGCTGGACGCGATGATCCAGCGGGACGTGCCGGAGGCGGTGCGGACGTCGGCGTTCGCGCGGTCGGAGACGGCGCTGCAGGTGGCGTGGGTACTGGGCGGCGGGATCGGGATCGTGCTGCCGCTGAACGGGGTGCTGGGGATGGCGGTCGCCGCCACGATGGTGGCCGCGGGCACGGTCATGGCCTTCCGCGGCCTCCTGGCGACCCCGCGCCCGCACCGTCCGGGCTCCGCCCGCACCCGCGTGGCGTAG